From Blastocatellia bacterium, one genomic window encodes:
- a CDS encoding EamA family transporter has translation MTHQGVNERPSRLKLVMAFAAVYVIWGSTYLAIRYAIETLPPLLFAGTRFIVAGLLLYGYARLRGAARPAWTNWRKSLVIGGLLLLGGNGAVVLAERSVPSGMTALLIATEPLMVVLLDWARPGGHRPAGRIILGLALGMVGMFILIGPAGLAGSSEVNLIGAALLIMATVSWAAGSLYVARTRTPLSPMLFAGMQMIAGGALLAAAGLARGELHDFAFAAVSLRSVLSLGYLIVFGSLIAFTSYSWLLRVTPPSLAATYAYVNPVVAVLLGWAFAGETLSLRTMVAAAVIVAAVIMITTHQPRAGAKVAVEKEAEATPRFGERECLESGD, from the coding sequence ATGACACACCAAGGAGTAAACGAGCGACCGTCGCGCCTCAAGCTGGTGATGGCCTTCGCGGCGGTCTACGTCATCTGGGGCTCGACCTATCTAGCGATCCGCTACGCCATCGAGACGCTGCCGCCGCTGCTGTTTGCCGGCACGCGATTCATCGTCGCAGGTTTACTGCTCTACGGCTATGCGCGGCTGCGCGGCGCGGCGCGGCCGGCGTGGACGAACTGGCGCAAGTCGCTCGTCATCGGCGGCCTGCTGCTGCTCGGCGGCAATGGCGCGGTGGTGCTGGCCGAGCGCAGCGTGCCTTCGGGAATGACGGCGTTGTTGATCGCCACCGAGCCGCTGATGGTGGTGCTGCTCGATTGGGCGCGGCCCGGCGGGCATCGGCCCGCGGGCCGCATCATTCTGGGCCTGGCGCTCGGCATGGTCGGCATGTTTATTCTCATCGGCCCCGCTGGTCTCGCCGGCAGCAGCGAGGTCAATCTGATTGGCGCGGCGCTGTTGATTATGGCGACGGTCTCGTGGGCCGCCGGCTCGCTTTACGTCGCGAGGACGCGCACGCCGTTGTCGCCGATGCTCTTTGCCGGCATGCAGATGATCGCCGGCGGCGCGTTGCTCGCGGCCGCCGGCTTGGCGCGCGGCGAGCTGCATGACTTTGCCTTTGCGGCGGTGTCGCTGCGCTCTGTGTTATCGCTCGGCTATCTGATCGTCTTCGGCTCGCTCATTGCCTTTACTTCGTATAGCTGGCTGCTGCGGGTGACGCCGCCTTCGCTCGCCGCGACTTATGCGTACGTCAACCCGGTGGTTGCGGTGCTGCTCGGCTGGGCCTTCGCCGGCGAAACGCTCAGCCTGCGCACGATGGTCGCCGCGGCGGTCATCGTTGCCGCGGTGATTATGATTACCACGCATCAACCGCGCGCCGGGGCGAAGGTCGCGGTAGAAAAAGAGGCGGAAGCCACACCGCGCTTCGGCGAGCGCGAGTGCCTTGAATCAGGTGATTAG
- the bstA gene encoding bacillithiol transferase BstA produces the protein MTDLRFPIGRFNWEGESSPAQREQFIDDISELPARLRAAVAGLTDEQLDTPYRDGGWSVRQVVHHLADSHLNSYVRFRLALTEETPTIKAYDEAQWAELEDARRAPVEVSLALIESLHDRWVRLLRSLQPADFAREFRHPERGTMSLDANLGLYSWHGKHHTTHITNLRQRMGWN, from the coding sequence ATGACCGATCTTCGATTTCCGATAGGGCGATTCAACTGGGAAGGCGAAAGCTCGCCGGCGCAGCGCGAGCAATTCATCGACGACATCAGCGAGCTGCCGGCGCGGTTGCGCGCAGCGGTCGCGGGATTAACTGACGAGCAGCTCGACACGCCGTACCGCGACGGCGGCTGGAGCGTACGGCAGGTGGTTCATCACCTCGCCGACAGCCACCTGAACAGCTATGTGCGCTTTCGCCTGGCGCTCACCGAAGAGACGCCGACGATCAAGGCATATGACGAAGCTCAGTGGGCCGAGCTTGAAGACGCGCGCCGCGCGCCGGTCGAGGTGTCGCTTGCGCTGATCGAATCCTTGCACGACCGCTGGGTGCGCCTGTTACGTTCATTACAACCCGCAGATTTCGCCCGCGAGTTCAGGCACCCCGAGCGCGGCACCATGTCGCTCGATGCCAACCTGGGGCTCTATTCCTGGCACGGCAAGCATCACACAACACACATCACCAACCTGCGCCAGCGCATGGGCTGGAACTGA
- a CDS encoding two-component regulator propeller domain-containing protein yields MPRAARRATCCAVHFALALWLLFAWTGEACAEQLPVKIYTSAEGLAHDRIQRIRRDSRGFLWFCTIDGLSRFDGYRFINYNAKQGLPHSDIMDILETRDGRYWLGTFGAGACLFNPTAASRNLKRADDPPDSAGRFISFPVGDSALTNEVRVLFEDHAGRIWAGTTGGLFRLEERDGAKAFRRIELNLPSPADQSMRVFALAEDGEGALWAATSKGLFRILPDARVVYYKLGEASDSLPATSLLLDSAGRLWVGTGGGVVVLRPEAISPTVGSRGTVVRQLKKAEPFAKGSLMALGSLFAAGDYRWLTTADGLTGDEVGGLIELPNQRIWISTRDRGLTQFDGKQFQPYTTAQGLSSNDLSCLAEDREGNLWVGTQTSGAMKLSSNGFTSYTEKDGLDGIYIISIFEERAGRLCMISYPRTLNVYDGRRFVTVRPNVPDPASRLVAQRYETLFEDREGEWWVPTGVRLYRFARVDDPGRLARAKPKAVYTTREGLASNSITRLFEDRRGDLWIGSDSANPLTRWERATGKFTVYTQADGLPPNNPPSAYLEDEAGNLWMGLLHGGLVRYRRGRFELFKEEDGVAAGLIRQIFQDHNRQLWYAAEIGGLGRIEDADAARPRFAAYTTAQGLASNNVRCLTEDRFGRLYVGTVGGIDRLDLATNGIKHYTKADGLSYTELGTAYCDRDGGLWFGMWRGLSRLVPQPEQPLPPPVFISGLRLTGDAFPIADNGEAQVILPELQANNNQLEIEFLGLDFSPGEALRYQFKLEGAGGDWTPPTDQRSVNYPNLPPGAYRFLVRAISANGMMSDAPAVVGFRVLPPVWRRWWFIALAVILVAIPFLAIARYRQQRMKAVREAEEALRKSREERLRDLERVRRRIATDLHDDIGSSLTQISILSEVARQRINGDDAQLSAPLAMIAGASRELIDAMSDIVWAINPQKDHLSDLTQRMRRFASDVLTARSISFAFREPDEEEDVQLGASIRREVFLIFKESINNMVRHAGCTTAGIDFQIAAGALKLEVSDNGKGFDPAQQSEGHGLLSMRQRAEALGGRFEIASRQGEGTRMRLELPLAGQS; encoded by the coding sequence ATGCCGCGCGCCGCGCGCCGAGCCACTTGCTGCGCCGTTCACTTCGCCCTGGCGTTGTGGCTGCTCTTCGCCTGGACAGGCGAAGCCTGCGCCGAACAGTTGCCGGTCAAGATATACACCAGCGCCGAAGGGCTGGCGCATGACCGCATCCAGCGTATTCGCCGCGACTCGCGCGGCTTCCTGTGGTTCTGCACCATAGACGGCCTCAGCCGCTTCGACGGCTACCGCTTCATCAATTACAACGCCAAACAGGGTCTGCCGCATTCAGACATCATGGATATCCTGGAGACGCGCGACGGCAGGTATTGGCTCGGCACCTTTGGCGCGGGAGCCTGCTTGTTCAATCCCACGGCCGCTTCGCGAAACCTGAAGCGCGCCGATGATCCGCCCGATAGCGCCGGCAGGTTCATCAGCTTTCCTGTCGGCGACAGCGCCCTGACGAACGAAGTTCGCGTGCTGTTTGAAGATCACGCGGGCCGCATATGGGCAGGGACGACCGGCGGCCTGTTCCGGCTCGAAGAGCGCGATGGCGCAAAAGCCTTCCGGCGAATTGAGCTGAATTTGCCGTCGCCGGCGGACCAGTCGATGCGCGTCTTCGCATTGGCCGAAGACGGCGAAGGAGCCTTGTGGGCCGCCACCTCGAAGGGACTGTTCCGCATACTCCCCGACGCCCGCGTCGTCTATTACAAGCTCGGCGAGGCGAGCGATTCTCTGCCAGCCACTTCGCTCTTGCTCGATAGCGCGGGCCGCCTCTGGGTCGGCACAGGCGGAGGGGTCGTCGTTCTGAGGCCCGAAGCGATTTCGCCGACCGTCGGCTCACGGGGAACCGTCGTGCGGCAGTTGAAGAAAGCCGAGCCGTTCGCAAAAGGTTCGCTGATGGCTCTGGGCTCGCTCTTTGCCGCCGGCGATTATCGCTGGCTGACGACCGCCGACGGATTGACCGGCGACGAGGTGGGCGGCCTGATTGAATTGCCGAATCAGCGCATCTGGATCAGCACGCGTGACCGCGGGCTGACGCAGTTCGATGGCAAGCAGTTCCAACCTTACACGACGGCGCAGGGGTTGAGCAGTAATGATCTGAGCTGCCTGGCCGAAGACCGCGAGGGCAACCTCTGGGTCGGCACGCAAACCAGCGGCGCGATGAAGCTCTCAAGCAACGGCTTCACTTCTTACACGGAAAAGGATGGGCTTGACGGGATTTACATTATCTCGATCTTTGAAGAGCGCGCGGGCCGGCTCTGTATGATCAGTTACCCGCGAACCCTCAACGTCTATGACGGCAGGCGCTTTGTGACGGTTCGCCCAAACGTTCCCGACCCGGCGTCGCGGCTGGTCGCCCAGCGTTACGAAACGCTGTTTGAAGATCGTGAAGGCGAGTGGTGGGTGCCCACCGGCGTCAGGCTCTATCGGTTTGCCAGGGTGGATGACCCGGGGCGGCTGGCGCGGGCAAAGCCGAAAGCCGTCTACACGACCCGCGAAGGGCTGGCCAGCAACAGCATCACGCGGCTGTTTGAGGACCGTCGCGGCGACCTGTGGATCGGCTCGGACAGCGCCAACCCGCTGACGCGCTGGGAACGGGCGACGGGGAAGTTCACTGTCTACACACAGGCCGATGGCTTGCCGCCCAACAACCCGCCGAGCGCTTACCTCGAAGACGAGGCGGGCAATCTGTGGATGGGGTTGTTACACGGCGGGCTGGTGCGTTATCGGCGCGGGCGCTTCGAGCTGTTTAAGGAAGAGGATGGCGTCGCCGCCGGATTGATCCGGCAAATCTTTCAAGACCACAACCGGCAGCTCTGGTATGCCGCGGAGATCGGCGGGCTCGGCCGCATCGAAGATGCCGACGCCGCCCGCCCGCGCTTTGCGGCTTACACGACGGCGCAAGGGCTGGCCAGCAACAATGTGCGTTGCCTAACCGAAGATCGCTTCGGGCGGCTCTACGTCGGCACGGTCGGCGGCATTGACCGGCTCGACTTGGCGACCAACGGCATCAAGCACTACACGAAGGCCGACGGCTTGAGCTACACAGAGCTTGGCACCGCCTATTGTGATCGCGATGGCGGCTTATGGTTCGGCATGTGGCGTGGCCTCTCGCGCCTGGTGCCGCAGCCCGAGCAGCCGCTTCCGCCGCCGGTCTTCATCTCCGGGCTGCGCCTGACCGGCGACGCCTTCCCGATTGCCGACAACGGCGAGGCGCAAGTCATCTTGCCTGAGCTGCAAGCGAACAACAATCAACTGGAGATCGAATTCCTCGGCCTCGACTTTTCGCCGGGCGAGGCGCTGCGCTATCAGTTCAAGCTCGAAGGCGCGGGCGGCGATTGGACGCCGCCGACCGACCAGCGCAGCGTCAATTACCCGAACCTGCCACCGGGCGCTTACCGCTTTCTGGTGCGCGCCATCAGCGCCAACGGCATGATGAGTGACGCGCCGGCCGTGGTCGGCTTTCGCGTCCTGCCGCCGGTGTGGCGGCGCTGGTGGTTTATCGCACTGGCAGTGATTCTGGTCGCCATCCCTTTTCTGGCCATCGCGCGCTATCGCCAGCAGCGCATGAAGGCGGTGCGCGAAGCCGAAGAGGCGTTGCGAAAAAGCCGCGAAGAACGCCTGCGCGACCTTGAGCGCGTGCGCCGCCGCATCGCTACGGATTTGCACGACGACATCGGTTCGAGCCTCACACAGATTTCGATCCTCAGCGAAGTGGCGCGGCAGCGGATCAACGGCGATGACGCGCAACTGTCGGCGCCGCTGGCGATGATCGCCGGCGCTTCGCGTGAGCTGATTGATGCGATGAGCGACATCGTCTGGGCGATCAATCCGCAGAAAGATCATCTGAGCGACCTGACGCAGCGCATGCGGCGCTTTGCCAGCGACGTGCTGACGGCGCGCAGCATCAGTTTTGCCTTCCGCGAGCCCGACGAAGAAGAGGATGTGCAGCTCGGCGCCAGCATTCGCCGCGAAGTCTTTCTGATCTTCAAAGAGAGCATCAACAACATGGTACGCCATGCGGGCTGCACCACCGCCGGGATCGATTTTCAGATCGCCGCCGGGGCGCTCAAGCTAGAAGTCAGCGACAACGGCAAAGGCTTTGACCCGGCGCAACAGAGCGAAGGCCACGGGCTGTTGAGCATGCGGCAGCGCGCCGAGGCGCTCGGCGGCAGGTTTGAAATCGCCTCGCGCCAGGGCGAAGGCACGCGGATGCGGCTAGAGCTGCCGCTCGCCGGTCAGTCGTGA
- a CDS encoding response regulator transcription factor, producing the protein MSQEPETAQAPPAPTIRVTIIEDRREIREGLAMLINGTAGYQCIGAYRSMEEALERIRQPLPDVALLDIGLPGMSGIEGLRVLKERYPDMLLLILSVYDDDERIFDAMCAGASGYLLKKTPPLKLLESLREAVQGGAPMSPEVARRVISLFREIRPPERANYNLTPHETRLLKLFVKGHNYKTAAQELNVTVHTISFHLRSIYEKLQVHSKSEAVAKALQNRLV; encoded by the coding sequence ATGTCGCAAGAGCCTGAGACGGCACAGGCCCCGCCTGCGCCGACCATCCGTGTGACGATCATCGAAGACCGCCGTGAAATCCGCGAAGGGCTGGCAATGCTCATCAACGGCACGGCGGGCTACCAATGCATCGGCGCTTACCGCTCGATGGAAGAGGCGCTTGAGCGCATCCGTCAGCCGTTGCCTGACGTGGCACTCCTCGACATCGGGCTGCCCGGCATGAGCGGCATCGAAGGCTTGCGCGTCCTTAAAGAGCGTTACCCCGACATGCTGTTGCTGATCCTCAGCGTCTATGACGACGACGAGCGCATCTTCGACGCCATGTGCGCCGGCGCTTCGGGCTATTTGCTGAAGAAGACGCCGCCGCTGAAGCTGCTCGAAAGTCTCAGAGAAGCGGTGCAGGGCGGCGCGCCGATGTCACCCGAAGTCGCCCGCCGCGTCATCTCTTTGTTCCGCGAGATTCGCCCGCCAGAGCGCGCCAACTATAACCTGACGCCGCACGAGACGCGCCTGCTCAAGCTCTTCGTCAAGGGCCACAACTACAAGACCGCCGCCCAGGAATTGAACGTCACGGTTCACACCATCTCCTTCCACCTGCGCAGCATCTACGAGAAACTACAAGTTCACTCAAAGAGCGAAGCCGTCGCCAAAGCGCTCCAGAACCGCCTCGTCTGA
- a CDS encoding alpha/beta fold hydrolase: MSNTAALTLDRFLGERRRASSGSAIRLKREIASHFWTVAPALRAAITAAPEMPARPFQAIVKDEALGSVRVSGLLSDAPASDTVVIILHGIGGNAHSPCCLAAARAVAQAGNASLRLSMRGADLSGEDIYHGGLTDDLRAALTSPELRRFRHVWLLGYSVGGHLALRAAIEQIDPRLRAAAAICPPLDLLAGAVAFDEPRRWLYRRYVFAGMNRGYAAVAARRPVAVPPAVVKRARSAFERDELTVIPRFGFASAKDYYLRAGVAPVIDRLALPSLVVASLHDPVVPPHTLRAAVADASAALKLRWVDGGGHIFFPPGVDLGFGGRPGVEHQVVRWLSRQ; encoded by the coding sequence ATGAGCAACACGGCAGCTTTGACCTTAGACCGCTTTCTCGGCGAGCGTCGCCGGGCCAGTTCGGGCTCGGCGATCCGCCTGAAGCGCGAGATTGCCAGCCACTTCTGGACGGTCGCCCCGGCGCTGCGCGCCGCCATCACGGCAGCCCCAGAGATGCCTGCACGTCCGTTTCAAGCGATAGTGAAAGACGAGGCGCTCGGCAGCGTACGCGTCAGCGGCCTGCTGTCAGACGCGCCCGCGTCTGACACGGTCGTCATCATTCTTCATGGGATCGGCGGCAACGCTCACAGCCCGTGCTGTCTGGCTGCGGCGCGCGCCGTCGCGCAGGCCGGCAATGCGTCGTTGCGGCTTTCGATGCGCGGCGCTGATCTGTCGGGCGAAGACATCTATCACGGCGGCCTGACCGACGACCTGCGGGCCGCGCTCACCAGCCCGGAACTGCGCCGTTTTCGGCATGTGTGGTTGCTGGGATACTCGGTCGGCGGTCATCTGGCGTTGCGCGCCGCCATCGAGCAGATCGATCCGCGACTGCGGGCGGCGGCGGCCATCTGCCCGCCGCTTGATCTGCTGGCCGGGGCGGTCGCCTTCGACGAGCCACGGCGTTGGCTCTATCGTCGCTATGTCTTTGCGGGGATGAATCGCGGCTACGCGGCGGTTGCGGCGCGGCGACCCGTTGCGGTGCCGCCCGCCGTGGTCAAGCGCGCCCGCTCGGCCTTCGAGCGTGATGAGCTGACCGTCATCCCGCGCTTCGGTTTCGCGAGCGCCAAGGATTATTACCTGCGCGCCGGCGTGGCGCCGGTCATTGACCGGCTGGCCCTCCCGTCGCTGGTCGTTGCCAGCCTGCATGACCCTGTCGTCCCGCCGCACACCCTGCGCGCCGCAGTGGCTGACGCCTCTGCTGCTCTGAAGCTGCGCTGGGTTGACGGCGGCGGCCACATCTTTTTCCCGCCGGGCGTTGATTTGGGATTTGGCGGGCGGCCCGGCGTCGAACATCAAGTGGTCCGCTGGTTGAGCCGGCAATGA
- a CDS encoding class I SAM-dependent methyltransferase has protein sequence MNPIAEQMPLAADGRGAGLLTALRRRYQKLTAEGITGPAFELRLPDGYCALIGAGEPRFTLDIATARGLRAVASFDELRLAEAYMNGDLDILGDMLASLKHRRLLSDRRPLQYLMATYLGPLLAGQVRSDKRWIKSHYDIDPEFFLLWLDKRIRGYSHAHFADDGEPLEVGMERKFRFAMDACGIRAGDRVLDIGGGWGSFLEYAGSRGVHVTSVTISDASQKFMQEIIARKQLPCEVVKEHLLDYRGAAPFDAVVNLGVTEHLPDYRRTLRQYERLLKPGGRIYLDAYSGDRHGMPSFITKWVYEGNTSPLCLPRYLAEVARTDFDVVLIQNDRHNYYLTCKKWAENLEAESSTVIARWGHHLYRRFRLYLWAAANSFELGTLSAHRMVMERRALA, from the coding sequence ATGAATCCAATCGCTGAACAAATGCCGCTCGCCGCTGACGGGCGCGGCGCCGGCCTGTTGACTGCCCTGCGGCGGCGCTATCAGAAGCTCACGGCCGAAGGGATCACCGGCCCGGCCTTCGAGCTACGGCTGCCGGATGGCTATTGCGCGCTGATTGGCGCGGGCGAGCCGCGCTTCACGCTCGACATCGCCACCGCGCGCGGCTTGCGGGCCGTCGCTTCGTTTGATGAGCTTCGCCTCGCCGAAGCCTACATGAACGGTGATCTGGACATCCTCGGCGATATGCTCGCGAGTCTCAAGCACCGGCGGCTGTTGAGCGACCGTCGTCCGCTTCAGTATTTGATGGCGACCTATCTGGGGCCGCTGCTCGCCGGTCAGGTGCGCAGCGATAAGCGGTGGATTAAGAGCCACTATGATATTGACCCGGAGTTCTTCTTGTTGTGGCTCGACAAGCGGATTCGCGGCTACTCGCACGCCCACTTCGCGGATGACGGCGAGCCGCTCGAAGTCGGCATGGAGCGCAAGTTCCGTTTCGCGATGGATGCCTGCGGCATACGCGCGGGCGACCGCGTGCTGGACATCGGCGGCGGCTGGGGATCATTCCTTGAGTATGCCGGCTCGCGGGGCGTGCATGTGACTTCGGTTACCATCTCCGACGCGTCGCAAAAGTTCATGCAAGAGATAATCGCCCGCAAACAGTTGCCCTGCGAAGTGGTCAAAGAACATTTGCTAGATTACCGCGGCGCCGCGCCTTTTGATGCCGTGGTCAACCTCGGGGTCACCGAGCACTTGCCGGACTATCGTCGGACGCTGCGACAGTACGAGCGACTGCTCAAGCCCGGCGGGCGCATCTACCTCGACGCCTACTCTGGCGACCGCCATGGCATGCCGAGCTTCATCACCAAGTGGGTCTATGAGGGCAACACCTCGCCGCTCTGCCTGCCGCGATACCTGGCCGAAGTCGCCCGCACGGATTTCGATGTCGTGCTGATTCAAAACGACCGGCACAACTATTACCTGACTTGCAAAAAGTGGGCAGAGAATCTGGAAGCGGAGAGCAGCACAGTGATTGCTCGCTGGGGGCACCACCTTTACCGGCGCTTCCGCCTCTATCTGTGGGCGGCGGCCAACTCTTTCGAGCTGGGAACGCTCTCGGCACACCGGATGGTCATGGAACGCCGGGCGCTCGCTTAG
- a CDS encoding cysteine desulfurase-like protein codes for MKEAKELTGIASVEEIRAHFPALERRHNGYPVAYFDGPGGTQVPRPVVEAMSDYLYHHNANTHWAYPTSAETDALIESARVALADFFNADSTEIAFGLNMTTLTFHLARALGYTFGAGDEIVVTELDHHGNVAPWHQLAKERGVEIRTVKMDAAAGQLDWPAFEQCVTPRTKLVAVGAASNALGTINDLARAVRMARQVGALVFVDAVHYAPHELVDVRAMDCDFLACSAYKFYGPHIGVLYGRRGLLEALDFPKLLPAPDYAPDRAETGTQNHEGMIGAAAAVDFLASLAAGGTRRERLQSAFAGLHERGVRLLTKLWEGLAAIEGIRLYGPPPAAPRTPTVSFTLAGQPSLAVAEFLAARGLFASNGDFYAWTVVERLGLVEEGLLRVGCACYTTDEEIDRLLEVVRELASGTSR; via the coding sequence ATGAAAGAAGCCAAAGAGTTGACCGGCATCGCCTCCGTCGAAGAGATTCGCGCACACTTCCCGGCGCTCGAACGCCGTCATAACGGCTACCCTGTGGCCTACTTTGACGGGCCGGGCGGCACGCAAGTGCCTCGCCCGGTCGTTGAAGCAATGAGCGATTATCTCTACCACCACAACGCCAATACCCACTGGGCCTACCCGACGAGCGCCGAAACCGACGCCTTGATTGAATCAGCGCGGGTCGCGCTCGCCGATTTCTTCAATGCCGATTCGACCGAGATCGCCTTCGGCTTGAACATGACGACGCTGACCTTTCACCTGGCGCGCGCCCTCGGCTACACGTTCGGCGCCGGCGACGAGATCGTCGTCACCGAGCTTGATCATCACGGCAACGTCGCGCCCTGGCATCAGCTCGCCAAAGAGCGCGGCGTCGAGATTCGCACGGTGAAGATGGACGCGGCGGCCGGCCAGCTCGACTGGCCGGCCTTTGAGCAGTGTGTCACGCCGCGCACGAAACTGGTCGCGGTGGGCGCGGCGTCGAACGCGCTGGGCACGATTAACGATCTCGCGCGCGCCGTCCGCATGGCCCGACAGGTTGGCGCTCTGGTCTTCGTTGACGCGGTGCATTACGCGCCGCACGAGCTGGTTGACGTGCGTGCGATGGATTGCGATTTTCTGGCCTGCTCGGCCTATAAGTTTTATGGGCCGCACATCGGCGTGCTGTACGGAAGGCGCGGGTTGCTTGAAGCGCTCGACTTTCCCAAGCTGCTGCCGGCGCCCGATTATGCGCCCGACCGCGCCGAAACCGGCACGCAAAACCACGAAGGCATGATCGGCGCGGCGGCTGCCGTAGACTTTCTCGCTTCGCTCGCGGCAGGCGGCACACGGCGCGAGCGCCTGCAATCGGCCTTTGCCGGCCTGCATGAGCGTGGGGTGAGGTTGCTTACAAAACTATGGGAGGGGCTCGCGGCCATCGAAGGCATCCGTCTCTACGGCCCGCCGCCCGCCGCGCCGCGCACGCCGACCGTGTCGTTCACGCTCGCGGGGCAGCCGTCGCTTGCGGTCGCCGAGTTTCTGGCCGCGCGCGGCCTGTTTGCTTCAAACGGCGACTTCTACGCCTGGACGGTGGTTGAGCGATTGGGACTTGTCGAAGAGGGTCTGTTGCGCGTCGGCTGCGCCTGTTACACGACCGACGAAGAGATTGACCGCTTGCTCGAAGTGGTGCGCGAGCTGGCGAGCGGCACGTCCCGCTGA
- the ispE gene encoding 4-(cytidine 5'-diphospho)-2-C-methyl-D-erythritol kinase, producing MTLSIKSYAKINWTLDVLFKREDGYHELRTIYQTVSLHDTLQLTATASAIEIACDDERVPLDESNLVHKAATRLRAAIGLRKGARIQINKRIPVAAGLGGGSSNAAATLLGLARLWEVNLDERELFEIAAGLGSDVPLFLVGGTVLGVGRGEEVYPLEQVECDELLLVNAGIAVSTMTAYRGLSRLTRQEALRIMPFTLFAAKAIRELPLVAANDLEETVIAAHPEIAEVKRRLKGCDARHVLMSGSGGTVWAVFDNSETNERAQAELRAAGCWAERARAVSRQAYQESIFE from the coding sequence ATGACGCTGTCGATCAAATCCTACGCCAAAATTAACTGGACGCTCGACGTGCTGTTCAAGCGCGAAGACGGCTATCACGAGCTGCGCACCATCTATCAGACCGTGTCGCTGCACGACACCTTGCAATTGACGGCGACCGCGAGCGCGATTGAGATTGCCTGCGACGACGAGCGCGTGCCGCTCGATGAAAGCAACCTTGTGCATAAAGCCGCGACCCGGCTGCGCGCCGCCATCGGCTTGCGGAAAGGCGCGCGCATTCAAATCAACAAGCGCATTCCGGTCGCGGCGGGGCTGGGCGGCGGCTCGTCGAACGCGGCGGCGACGCTTCTGGGGTTAGCGCGGCTATGGGAGGTCAATCTCGACGAGCGCGAGCTATTCGAGATCGCCGCCGGCTTAGGCTCGGACGTACCGCTGTTTCTCGTCGGCGGCACGGTCTTAGGGGTCGGGCGCGGCGAAGAGGTCTACCCGCTTGAACAGGTCGAGTGCGATGAATTATTGCTCGTCAACGCGGGCATTGCGGTCTCGACAATGACGGCTTATCGAGGGCTTTCGCGGTTGACAAGGCAAGAGGCGCTTCGTATCATGCCCTTTACTCTGTTTGCCGCGAAAGCCATCCGTGAGCTACCGCTTGTGGCTGCGAACGATCTGGAAGAGACCGTTATAGCCGCTCACCCCGAAATTGCGGAAGTCAAACGTCGGCTGAAAGGCTGTGACGCACGGCATGTGTTGATGAGCGGCAGCGGCGGCACGGTTTGGGCGGTCTTTGACAATTCGGAGACGAACGAGCGGGCGCAAGCCGAGTTGCGCGCCGCCGGCTGCTGGGCCGAGCGGGCGCGCGCCGTCAGCCGTCAAGCATACCAGGAATCCATTTTTGAATGA
- a CDS encoding ribose-phosphate pyrophosphokinase — protein sequence MNTWDGSPHPNGNVKIFSGNANKRLAEEICDHLGIDLGKAHVGRFTDGEFNFQILENVRGEDCFIVQPTCPPVDGNIMELLIMLDAFRRSSARRITAVIPYYGYARKDRKDRPRVPITSKLVANLITGAGADRVLLFDLHAGQIQGFFDIPADHLFAAPVLVGYFQELKLPRLTVVAPDAGGVERARAYGKRLGAELAIIDKRRDYERLGEVEVLNVVGDVEGRTTLIIDDMIDTAGTLVKAAEALKANGAETVLASATHAVLSGPAVERINASPLKEVVVTNTIPSDNACRSPKIKCLSVAKLLAEAILSIHDETSVSKLFI from the coding sequence GTGAACACCTGGGACGGTTCGCCGCATCCGAACGGCAACGTCAAAATCTTCTCCGGCAATGCCAATAAGCGGCTCGCCGAAGAGATCTGCGATCATCTCGGCATCGACTTGGGCAAGGCGCACGTCGGGCGTTTCACCGATGGCGAGTTCAATTTTCAGATCCTCGAAAACGTGCGCGGCGAAGATTGCTTCATCGTCCAGCCGACCTGCCCGCCGGTTGATGGCAATATCATGGAATTGCTGATCATGCTCGACGCCTTTCGGCGCTCGTCGGCGCGGCGCATCACGGCGGTGATTCCGTATTACGGCTACGCCCGCAAGGATCGCAAAGACCGCCCGCGCGTGCCGATTACCTCGAAGCTGGTGGCGAACCTGATTACCGGGGCGGGCGCGGACCGCGTCTTGTTATTCGACCTGCACGCCGGGCAGATTCAAGGCTTCTTTGACATCCCGGCGGATCACCTGTTCGCCGCGCCGGTGCTGGTCGGTTACTTTCAAGAGCTGAAGCTGCCGCGGCTCACGGTCGTCGCGCCGGATGCCGGCGGCGTCGAGCGGGCGCGGGCCTACGGCAAGCGGCTGGGCGCGGAGCTGGCGATCATTGATAAGCGGCGCGATTACGAGCGGCTCGGCGAAGTCGAAGTGCTGAACGTCGTCGGCGACGTCGAAGGGCGCACGACGCTGATCATTGACGATATGATTGATACGGCGGGCACGCTGGTCAAAGCCGCCGAGGCGCTCAAGGCGAACGGCGCAGAAACCGTGCTGGCGTCGGCGACGCACGCGGTGTTGAGCGGCCCGGCGGTCGAGCGCATCAACGCTTCGCCGCTCAAGGAAGTCGTGGTGACGAACACGATTCCGAGCGACAATGCGTGCCGGTCTCCGAAGATCAAATGTTTGAGCGTGGCGAAACTGCTGGCGGAAGCCATCCTTTCGATCCACGACGAGACTTCTGTGAGCAAGTTATTTATTTAG